Proteins encoded together in one Peribacillus asahii window:
- the ppnP gene encoding pyrimidine/purine nucleoside phosphorylase, whose protein sequence is MSQLENVTLIKQANVYFDGKVTSRTAILPDGTKKTLGIMLPGEYEFSTDLKEEMEILAGHLEYKLTGEDWQTIEGSGVFYVPAQEKFQLKVHAVADYCCSYIKE, encoded by the coding sequence ATGTCTCAGTTAGAAAATGTAACATTAATTAAACAAGCAAATGTATATTTCGATGGGAAAGTAACGAGCCGTACAGCTATCTTGCCTGATGGTACGAAGAAAACATTAGGAATTATGCTGCCGGGTGAATATGAATTTTCCACAGATTTAAAGGAAGAAATGGAAATCTTGGCTGGCCATTTAGAATATAAGCTGACAGGAGAAGATTGGCAAACAATCGAAGGAAGCGGTGTATTTTACGTGCCTGCTCAGGAAAAGTTTCAATTGAAAGTCCATGCGGTTGCGGATTATTGCTGTTCGTATATTAAGGAGTAA
- a CDS encoding HPP family protein: MRFEKSIERDLEKNSNIFAEVLTTYFKKMKGDAKRQVKIDYIDSLVSVIGGFIAMIAIGFVAIYLGYPMALAPLGASCVLVFLMHKGPLSQPRQVIGGHFFSTTAALTVWSIIGHSLFTIGLVVVIVLMIMLITDTFHPPAAASALVAVNFELGWGFLLVVMIGALLLVAVSTFYNNIFQKRQYPQHWL; this comes from the coding sequence ATGCGTTTCGAAAAAAGTATTGAAAGGGATTTGGAGAAAAACAGTAATATTTTTGCTGAAGTTTTGACAACATATTTTAAGAAAATGAAAGGCGACGCAAAAAGGCAGGTCAAAATTGATTACATAGATTCGCTTGTTTCTGTTATAGGTGGATTTATTGCTATGATTGCAATCGGTTTCGTTGCCATTTATTTGGGGTATCCAATGGCGCTCGCTCCGCTTGGCGCAAGTTGTGTACTTGTGTTTTTAATGCATAAAGGTCCACTTTCGCAGCCACGACAGGTGATTGGCGGCCATTTTTTCTCTACTACGGCGGCGCTTACTGTGTGGAGTATAATAGGGCACAGTTTATTTACAATAGGACTTGTGGTCGTGATTGTACTCATGATTATGCTCATTACCGATACGTTCCATCCTCCAGCAGCAGCTAGTGCTCTTGTGGCTGTTAACTTTGAATTAGGTTGGGGTTTTCTGCTTGTGGTTATGATTGGAGCGTTACTATTAGTAGCGGTTTCTACCTTCTATAATAATATCTTTCAAAAAAGACAATATCCACAGCACTGGTTATAG
- a CDS encoding DMT family transporter, giving the protein MKNNTQLAGIILCLIASISWGAMFPVADHALTYIDPLFFTLIRYGSVTLLLVIILFMKEGKTAFRFEGKFFTLLLFGVAGFTVYNILIFLGQHMMGRSGVVVASIMESIMPMLSILIIWIYKKIKPENYQFITISCAFIGAFIVVTNGSTEFASILTTNLFPILFMLIAVIGWCIYSMGGESVKGWSTLRYSTLTCLLGTITTGLITLVATAFHIVDVPSLEVIYQVRYDMIFMILFPGLIALLAWNKGIKILSPVSGILFINFVPVTTLVVVTLQGHPISLYEVFGTALVIYALTQNNLYQRRQQNKTIKPINLNHSRYRLK; this is encoded by the coding sequence ATGAAAAATAACACACAACTAGCAGGCATTATTCTCTGTTTAATTGCCAGTATATCTTGGGGAGCGATGTTTCCAGTAGCGGATCATGCATTGACATACATAGACCCTTTATTTTTCACGTTAATTCGATATGGTTCCGTTACGCTTTTGTTAGTCATTATTTTATTCATGAAGGAAGGAAAAACAGCGTTTCGATTTGAAGGGAAATTTTTCACACTCTTATTATTTGGTGTAGCAGGTTTTACCGTCTACAACATTCTTATTTTTCTTGGACAGCATATGATGGGGCGTTCAGGTGTAGTCGTCGCCTCTATTATGGAATCGATAATGCCAATGTTATCCATTCTAATTATTTGGATATATAAAAAAATCAAGCCCGAAAACTATCAGTTTATCACAATTTCCTGCGCATTCATCGGCGCCTTTATTGTCGTGACAAATGGAAGTACTGAGTTTGCTTCTATATTAACAACGAATCTATTCCCGATTTTATTCATGCTTATTGCAGTCATTGGTTGGTGTATTTATTCTATGGGAGGCGAATCAGTTAAAGGCTGGTCTACCTTACGATATTCTACTTTAACCTGTTTACTAGGAACTATTACGACAGGCCTGATTACTTTGGTTGCAACGGCCTTTCATATTGTAGATGTTCCTAGCCTAGAGGTCATCTACCAAGTGCGTTATGACATGATTTTTATGATTCTCTTTCCAGGTTTAATCGCTTTATTAGCTTGGAATAAAGGAATCAAAATTCTCTCTCCTGTTAGCGGCATCTTATTTATAAACTTTGTACCAGTGACTACTCTGGTCGTCGTTACGTTACAAGGTCATCCTATTAGTTTATATGAAGTATTTGGTACAGCACTTGTTATTTATGCATTAACACAAAACAATCTTTATCAACGCAGGCAGCAAAACAAAACGATTAAACCAATTAATTTGAATCATTCAAGATATAGATTGAAATAG
- a CDS encoding helix-turn-helix transcriptional regulator produces the protein MSYLPIIQKTIEKIEMSLHEELSLKNIASFAGFSKYHFHRIFQKEVGVTVSEYVRYRRITNAAALLMYTDEKILDIAFTYRFESQEAFTRAFKKVYQLPPGQYRRIMSNITLQREERNMSQEQKIKGWLLSGSHPFHYEIGIDYGVVHKGKGSGYLKSVTVESPNEFGTLMQEFKADQYKNKRLKLSGFIKTKGLSGFCGLWMRVDSAMQDVLEFDNMSDRPITTDTEWNHYSIVLDVPENSAVISFGILLNGHGQVWIDELKFEEVDKSVPTTNPSAAHDLLDEPTNLSFEESLNESSNNE, from the coding sequence ATGAGTTATTTGCCAATCATCCAGAAAACGATAGAAAAGATTGAAATGAGCTTACATGAAGAGCTGTCTTTAAAAAATATTGCTTCGTTTGCAGGATTTTCTAAATATCATTTTCACCGTATCTTCCAAAAAGAAGTAGGTGTCACGGTTTCAGAGTATGTTCGATATAGGAGAATTACGAATGCAGCAGCTCTATTAATGTATACCGATGAGAAGATTTTAGATATTGCCTTTACTTATCGTTTTGAATCCCAAGAAGCGTTTACAAGAGCTTTTAAAAAAGTATATCAATTACCGCCGGGGCAATATCGAAGAATTATGTCCAACATAACGTTACAAAGGGAGGAAAGAAACATGAGTCAGGAACAAAAAATTAAAGGTTGGTTGTTGAGCGGAAGTCACCCTTTTCATTATGAAATTGGAATTGATTATGGAGTAGTACATAAAGGAAAAGGATCTGGGTATTTAAAATCAGTGACTGTTGAATCCCCAAATGAATTTGGAACGTTGATGCAGGAGTTTAAAGCAGACCAGTATAAAAATAAACGACTGAAGCTATCAGGGTTTATTAAGACAAAAGGTTTGAGCGGGTTCTGTGGACTGTGGATGCGGGTTGATTCAGCGATGCAAGATGTGCTGGAGTTCGATAATATGAGTGACCGCCCCATTACAACGGATACAGAGTGGAATCATTATTCAATCGTTTTGGATGTCCCTGAAAACAGTGCTGTTATTTCCTTCGGCATATTGCTTAATGGACATGGACAGGTGTGGATTGATGAATTGAAATTTGAAGAAGTAGATAAAAGCGTGCCAACGACGAACCCGAGTGCAGCGCATGATCTTTTAGATGAACCAACTAATTTATCTTTTGAGGAAAGCCTAAACGAATCATCCAACAATGAATAG
- a CDS encoding LysR family transcriptional regulator, whose product MEIRDLQIFQAVAEQNSISKAAANLNYVQSNVTARIQMLEKELGTKLFHRHKKGMVLTAEGKRLLTHSQKVLTEWAEIKNLFLDSENPSGTLTIGTVEIVSQLPYILSSYFTKFPNVDLSLKAGVTEELLTEVLHYQLEGAFITGPIQHHLVEQYPVFEEELTLVTNSPQFEKTQLVNQTLLVLNKGCGYRLKLENWLKAEGVSPRRVIEFSTLDMIIKSVTLGLGITAVPKSYIEQLSDYKNLYCHQIPEEFQTIVTLFIRKKDTYMTNSVKQLLNIILEKKELLVSGNNRVNNESIG is encoded by the coding sequence ATGGAAATCCGCGATTTGCAGATCTTTCAAGCTGTAGCTGAGCAGAATAGCATTAGTAAAGCAGCTGCGAATCTTAATTATGTACAGTCAAATGTGACGGCCAGAATTCAAATGTTAGAAAAAGAATTAGGAACAAAATTATTTCATCGCCATAAAAAAGGGATGGTTTTAACAGCAGAAGGGAAAAGACTATTAACACATTCCCAGAAAGTTTTAACAGAGTGGGCAGAAATAAAGAATTTATTTCTAGATTCAGAGAATCCTAGTGGAACTCTTACAATCGGTACTGTAGAAATCGTTAGTCAGCTTCCATATATTTTATCTAGTTATTTTACGAAGTTTCCGAATGTCGATTTATCATTAAAAGCAGGTGTTACAGAGGAGCTTTTGACAGAAGTTCTTCATTATCAATTAGAGGGAGCTTTTATTACGGGACCTATCCAACATCATTTAGTGGAGCAGTATCCAGTATTTGAAGAAGAGTTGACTTTGGTTACGAATAGTCCTCAATTTGAGAAAACTCAGCTGGTTAATCAAACTTTATTAGTATTAAACAAAGGTTGTGGATATCGGCTAAAATTAGAAAATTGGTTGAAAGCAGAAGGGGTTTCCCCAAGGAGAGTTATAGAATTTAGTACGCTGGATATGATTATTAAAAGCGTTACATTAGGTTTAGGTATTACGGCTGTTCCGAAGTCATACATTGAACAGCTCTCAGATTATAAGAATTTATATTGTCATCAGATTCCGGAAGAATTTCAAACGATTGTTACTTTGTTTATCCGAAAAAAAGACACGTATATGACGAACTCGGTCAAACAATTATTAAATATTATTCTAGAAAAAAAGGAATTGCTAGTGAGCGGGAATAATAGAGTTAATAATGAATCGATAGGATGA
- a CDS encoding methyl-accepting chemotaxis protein — translation MNIRKKLLLSFSIILILLAAISSISFYQLKAINDSYSEAIEIRLEKISLTSDMVDSIYEEQIAIRGFLVSGAKTQIDHNITAKENFKKASNELLKLNLDSKGTTLVNQIIEYEAQYQELVDQLIIFKNQNKEKEYIELTRTKTTPIVADLNKDTNELLTYQQNNLLDTSQQLSNETEDTIALVLIISILAIIAGVVIALWISQHISKPVQLLSKTTEQIASGNLVVEEIKVQNKDEIGQLANDFNQMAENLRNVIQQVSLTSEQVAASAEELTASAEQTSSATNQVTSSIEGVAKSSEALTINAMDAANTVNEMSIGVQRVANTTSTVAESALDTSQQAQRGNDSLLRVIKQMESIHSSTNETNSIMKELNQRSSQIGEIIGVITDIADQTNLLALNAAIESARAGEHGRGFAVVADEVKKLAEQSSASAKQIADIIQAIQADTTQAVNMMNKNSLEVADGMQLVEETGSAFTSILKSIEHVSSELQEVSAISEEMSASVEQVSASTAKVAKIVKGTAGSTTEIAAASEEQLASMDEVSSSAASLANMSEELNGIVRQFKI, via the coding sequence ATGAATATTCGAAAAAAATTATTGCTTAGTTTTTCAATCATTCTTATTCTATTAGCCGCCATATCAAGCATTAGTTTTTATCAATTGAAAGCCATTAATGACAGTTACTCGGAAGCCATTGAAATTCGCTTAGAGAAAATCAGCTTGACTTCCGATATGGTAGATTCCATTTATGAAGAACAGATAGCTATACGTGGATTCTTAGTAAGCGGAGCAAAAACACAAATAGACCACAATATAACTGCTAAAGAAAACTTCAAAAAGGCAAGCAATGAACTATTAAAACTTAATTTAGACTCCAAAGGTACAACATTAGTAAATCAGATTATCGAATACGAAGCACAATACCAAGAGTTAGTAGACCAATTAATTATTTTTAAAAATCAAAATAAAGAAAAAGAATACATTGAATTAACAAGAACCAAGACTACACCTATCGTTGCTGATTTGAATAAAGATACTAATGAACTATTAACATATCAACAAAATAATCTACTCGATACAAGTCAACAATTATCAAATGAAACGGAGGATACTATTGCTCTCGTTCTCATCATTAGTATATTAGCAATCATAGCTGGTGTAGTCATTGCTTTATGGATTAGTCAACATATCTCAAAGCCTGTGCAATTACTTTCTAAAACAACCGAACAAATTGCAAGTGGAAATCTAGTCGTAGAAGAAATAAAAGTGCAGAATAAAGATGAGATTGGGCAGTTAGCAAATGATTTTAATCAAATGGCTGAAAATTTACGAAACGTCATCCAACAAGTGAGTCTTACTTCCGAACAGGTCGCAGCTTCTGCCGAAGAATTAACCGCAAGTGCTGAACAAACAAGCTCCGCAACGAACCAAGTCACTTCTTCTATTGAAGGAGTTGCTAAAAGTTCAGAAGCTTTAACCATTAATGCAATGGATGCAGCGAATACCGTAAACGAAATGTCAATTGGTGTTCAACGTGTAGCGAACACGACATCGACCGTGGCGGAATCTGCTTTAGACACATCTCAACAAGCACAGCGTGGAAATGATTCCTTACTAAGAGTTATTAAGCAAATGGAGTCGATTCATTCCTCGACAAACGAAACAAACAGCATCATGAAAGAACTAAACCAACGCTCTAGTCAAATTGGTGAGATTATTGGTGTGATTACCGATATTGCCGACCAAACGAATCTTCTTGCTCTTAACGCAGCAATTGAGTCTGCTCGCGCTGGAGAACACGGTCGCGGCTTTGCCGTTGTGGCCGACGAAGTCAAAAAATTAGCGGAACAATCCAGTGCATCGGCCAAACAAATTGCTGATATCATTCAAGCAATCCAAGCCGATACAACACAAGCTGTTAATATGATGAACAAAAACAGCTTGGAAGTGGCAGATGGCATGCAATTAGTGGAAGAAACGGGCAGTGCATTCACTTCTATTTTAAAATCGATTGAACATGTAAGCTCTGAACTTCAGGAAGTGTCCGCAATATCAGAAGAGATGTCAGCTAGCGTTGAGCAAGTGAGCGCTTCTACTGCAAAAGTTGCCAAAATTGTCAAGGGAACCGCTGGAAGCACAACAGAAATTGCTGCAGCCTCTGAAGAACAATTAGCATCGATGGATGAAGTCTCCTCCTCTGCGGCATCATTAGCCAACATGTCAGAAGAATTAAACGGTATTGTACGACAATTTAAAATCTAA
- a CDS encoding biotin transporter BioY, translated as MKIREMTYVALFAAVMGGLGLVPPIMLAFTPVPITLQTLGVLLAGGILGARLGGLSQVIFLLIVAAGMPLLSGGRGGLGVFVGPSAGYLFAYPITAFCVGYMLSRFKTLSLKHILLTNLTIGMFLLYLFGIPVQAFIMDLPIVDVVKVSLVYLPGDTMKAILASIIVYRLRKHPFFARQSKNLAA; from the coding sequence ATGAAAATCAGAGAAATGACTTATGTGGCTTTATTTGCAGCGGTGATGGGTGGACTTGGTCTTGTTCCACCAATTATGTTAGCTTTTACACCAGTTCCGATTACATTACAAACGTTAGGGGTCCTTCTAGCGGGAGGTATACTAGGGGCTAGACTTGGAGGATTAAGCCAAGTTATTTTCTTATTGATTGTTGCGGCAGGTATGCCTCTTTTATCAGGTGGCCGCGGTGGTTTAGGTGTTTTTGTAGGGCCAAGCGCGGGATATTTATTTGCCTATCCAATTACGGCTTTTTGTGTAGGATATATGTTATCTCGTTTTAAAACATTATCTTTGAAACATATTTTGTTAACGAATTTGACAATAGGGATGTTTTTACTTTATTTATTTGGGATACCGGTTCAAGCATTTATTATGGATCTTCCAATTGTAGATGTAGTGAAGGTCAGTCTTGTTTATCTTCCGGGAGATACGATGAAGGCGATACTTGCTTCTATAATCGTATATAGATTAAGAAAGCATCCATTCTTTGCTCGACAGTCGAAGAATTTAGCAGCGTAA
- a CDS encoding biotin transporter BioY, whose translation MKIKDITYVALFAAVMGVLGLIPPIMLTFTPVPITLQTLGVILAGGILGARLGALSQIVFLLIVAAGMPLLSGGRGGLGVFVGPSAGYLFSYPFVAFCIGYILSRVRTLSLKHILATNLTVGIFLIYLFGIPVQAFVMNLGIVDVIKMSTVYLPGDILKALLASFLVYKLRKNPVFNRMIAKSAA comes from the coding sequence ATGAAGATTAAAGACATAACATATGTGGCTTTATTTGCAGCAGTGATGGGAGTACTAGGGCTTATTCCACCGATTATGTTAACATTTACGCCCGTTCCAATTACACTTCAAACATTAGGTGTTATTTTAGCTGGGGGAATATTGGGGGCTAGGCTCGGTGCGTTGAGTCAAATTGTATTTTTATTAATTGTTGCAGCAGGTATGCCGCTTTTATCTGGTGGTCGCGGTGGTTTAGGTGTTTTTGTAGGACCAAGTGCAGGATATTTATTTTCATATCCGTTTGTTGCTTTTTGTATTGGTTATATACTATCTCGTGTTCGTACATTATCGTTAAAACATATTTTAGCAACGAATCTTACAGTCGGAATTTTCTTGATTTATTTGTTCGGGATTCCGGTTCAAGCATTCGTTATGAATCTTGGCATTGTTGATGTAATCAAAATGAGTACGGTCTATTTACCAGGCGATATTCTGAAAGCCTTGTTGGCCTCGTTTTTAGTTTATAAATTACGGAAAAATCCTGTTTTTAATCGAATGATAGCTAAATCTGCTGCTTGA